One Rhinoderma darwinii isolate aRhiDar2 chromosome 6, aRhiDar2.hap1, whole genome shotgun sequence DNA window includes the following coding sequences:
- the GCA gene encoding grancalcin codes for MAYPGYGGPYGNMNPQMVMMGQAMAQNVHGGFYGQPQYAAGDPMWGYFTAVAGQDGEIDAEELQRCLSQAGIHGTYTPFSLETCRIMIAMLDIDHTGKMGFNEFKELWGALSAWKQNFCAVDRDRSGTVEPHEMNQAILSMGYRLNPSTLNAIVKRYSKSGRIFFDDYVACCVKLRALTETFRRRDSMQQGIVSFVYDDFLQTTMAI; via the exons CCGTACGGAAACATGAACCCACAAATGGTAATGATGGGACAGGCCATGGCCCAAAATGTGCACGGCGGCTTCTATGGACAACCTCAGTATGCCGCAGGGGACCCAATGTGGGGCTACTTCACAGCAGTGGCCGGCCAG GATGGTGAAATAGACGCTGAAGAACTGCAGAGATGTTTATCACAGGCCGGAATCCACGGGACCTATACTC ctttcagCCTGGAAACCTGTCGGATTATGATTGCCATGCTGGAT ATTGACCATACCGGCAAAATGGGATTCAATGAATTCAAAGAGTTATGGGGAGCATTGAGCGCATGGAAACAAAACTTCTGTGCAGTTGATCGCGACAGAAGCGGGACCGTGGAGCCGCATGAGATGAACCAGGCCATTCTGTCTATGG GCTACAGATTAAACCCATCAACCCTGAATGCTATAGTGAAGCGTTACAGTAAGAGTGGCAGGATATTCTTTGACGACTACGTTGCATGCTGTGTCAAGCTTCGGGCTTTAACAG AGACTTTTCGACGAAGAGACAGCATGCAGCAAGGAATTGTCAGCTTTGTGTATGATGAT TTTTTGCAGACCACCATGGCCATCTGA